A single region of the Triticum dicoccoides isolate Atlit2015 ecotype Zavitan chromosome 2B, WEW_v2.0, whole genome shotgun sequence genome encodes:
- the LOC119362209 gene encoding uncharacterized protein LOC119362209 has product MVRRLSSGANETAGLKPRNLGVASPLLSHLLRPGHYRRGASMTRHYSDSLEEGRTGEPPVLVMSTRLDSSAFLACRVIGLAAYDGLVAASLEQSSGHNIGAMDATWTWAMTTVSSVSTPAQLPAFVLARGLYKRDASMTHDYSDSLDEG; this is encoded by the exons ATGGTGCGCCGCCTTTCTTCTGGCGCCAACGAGACGGCGGGGTTGAAACCCCGTAACCTCGGTGTTGCCTCCCCACTATTGTCTCATCTACTTAG GCCAGGCCACTACAGGAGAGGTGCATCGATGACCCGGCACTATTCAGACTCACTTGAAGAAGGACGGACTGGTGAACCCCCAGTGTTGGTGATGAGTACCAGATTAGATTCATCAGCTTTCTTAGCTTGTCGTGTTATTGGGTTGGCAGCATATGATGGCCTGGTTGCTGCTTCCTTGGAGCAGTCCAGCGGCCACAACATTGGTGCCATGGACGCCACATGGACTTGGGCCATGACAACTGTGTCGTCCGTGTCTACGCCTGCGCAACTGCCTGCCTTCGTTCTG GCCAGGGGACTATATAAGAGAGATGCGTCGATGACCCATGACTACTCAGACTCGCTTGATGAAGGATGA